Part of the Actinomycetes bacterium genome is shown below.
CGGCGGGCAGACTGCGGGCATGACGTCGCACCCTTGGACGCGCGATGGGTGGGGAGGATGGTTCAGCCGGTGGTCGGGCATGGGATCCCCCACCTCAGGGCCGCGCTGTCGGAACCGGTCGATGAAGGCCCGGACCCTGCCGGTGTCGGCATGGTCGAGGGTGAGCAGCTTGGTCCAGGCAGTCACCGCGACCGGCTCAGGCAATCCGGGGTAGGGCGCGACGAGGACATGGGAGGGGAACGCGCGCGCGCGAGCGTCTCGAGCGCGCGGACCTGGCCAGCGTCGAGATCGGGCCGGTACTGGACCATGACGACGCCGTGCTCGAGGTCGTGGACCTGGACCGGGTTGGGGATTGGCTGGCTGCTCACCCCACAGGGCGCAGGGTGTGGGTCGTGGGGGCCGGAGGTCGACGGAGTGGAGTTGTAGGCGGTGAACGGCTGCCCGGCCTTGAGGTGCTGGCGGCCCTGGTCGGGAAGGGTCCGGGCCCCGAGGGCGCGCAGGGCGGGGGACCGCGTCCGGTCGCGCTGCAGCAGAACCGCGACCAGCCCTACGGGGAGGACGACGACCATGGCGACGGTCAGGGTGCGGATCTGCTGGCGGCGCTTGGCGGCTACCCGCTCGGCGACCGACAGGCGCGGTGGTGGACGGGGACATCGTGCCTCCACGTAGCTTCGGGTTGGAGCGTGCTGGCATGGGCGAGGGACGGGTTGGGGTTGCGGGCGGCGGTCGCGACGCCCGTCGGCGCACGGTGTGGGTCACGGCACGGTCACCTTGAGGTAGGTGCGGATCGCGGCGCGCAGGTCCTGCGCCTCCATCGCGCCGACCCGGCGGCCGCGCAGCACCCCATCGGCCGAGATGAACAGCGTGACCGGCAGGCCTACGACGCCGAGTCTGGCCGCCGCCTGGCCGTGTGGGTCGGCGGCCAGGGGGTAGGTGACCCGGGTCTCGGCGACGAAGCGCCGCGCTGCGCCGAGCTCGTCGGTCTCGTCGAGGCCGAGGAACCCGACCTTGTCCTTGGCGTGCAGCCAGACCGTCTGGAACGCGGGCATCTCCGTGCGGCAGGGCCCGCACCAGGAGGCCCACACGTTGAGCACCAGCGGCCGGCCGCGGAGGTCGTCGGGGAGCCGGAACCCGGGCCCGCCGGCGAACCCCTCCATCTGGACCCGGACGGCGTTGGCGGCGACCCCGGGCGCCGCCGGTGGCCGCTCGGCATCCCGGCGTGGGGGTGCGCTGGTCGTCGCGCAGGCCGTGAGGAGGACCGCGAGCGCGGGCAGGAGGGTGAGTGGGCGAGGGCGGGCGGGCATGGCACCTCAGATCGGGGGCCAGCCGGCGCGGGCGAACAGCCGGATCAGTGGGGTGAACAGCTGGGTCCAGTAGCCGGCGGTAAACGTCGCGCCGAACCCGAGCGTGAACAGCCCGGCCGCGGCCATCGTCCGCCGGGCGTCGGGGTCGTCCACTCCGCCGCTGACGTAGGCGACGTAGCCGGGCAGCAGCGGCAGGCAGCAGGGCGAGGAGAAGCTCACCAGCCCGGCCAGGAACGCAGCCAGGACCACGACGGCGGCGCTCATCCGACCCACCGTCCGCCGTTGGCCAGCAGCGTGTCGAGCCGGGCCGCGAGGATCGGCACCGTCGTCTTGCCGGTGAGCTGGTAGGCGAGGACCCCGTCGCGGTCGACGATGAACGTGGTCGGCAGGCCGAACGCGCGCAGCTTGGTCGCGGTCTCGGCGCCAGGGTCGAACAGCGACGGGTAGGGGATGCGGAACTCGTCCGCGTACGCCGTGGCGTTGGCCTTCTGATCGCGGATGTTGACGCCGACGAACACCACGTGCTGGTTCCGGTAGGCGCGGGCGACCGTCGACAGTGCCGGCTGCTCAGCCCGGCAGGGCCCACACCACGACGCCCACAGGTTCACGACCAGGATGGAGCCCCGCGCCGAGGCGGACGACCACCCACGACCGTCAGCGAGCAGGCGCCCGTCAAACGCGACCGCCTGGTGGCGGACGCCACTGTCGACGGCCTCCTGGTTGGCCACGCGCAACCCGCTCGTTCCTTCCGGCTTGTTCAGGCGGTGCGCCACGGCCCGCACGCCGCCTGCCGCGGCCATGAGGAGCAGGGCGAGCAGGACGAGGCCGGGGACCGCCCGCGGCAGGCGGCGGCGGTCGTCCAGTGGCGCTGGCGCGGCGGGTGGGTCCTCGAGGACCGGCTCGTCTGACATGGTGTAGGAGTTATACTACGACGCTGCGTAAGAGGGTGCTGGACGCCGGCCGCGGCAGGTCGGCCGACCAGTCTTGACCGACACACAAGGAGGCCACATGCAGGCAGTCCTGACCCGATTCCTGCCCTACCTGCCGGTGCTGGCCTGCCCGCTGCTGATGCTGGTGTGCCTGTGGAGCATGCGCGGGATGGGCAGCCGGTCGCACCAGTTCGAACGCCAGCCAAGCCGAGCCGTCGACGACATCCGAGGCGGTCCTCGCTGCGCGCGTTGCCCAGCTCGAGCAGGAGCTCGCTACCCTCCGGGGCGACGCCGAAGGCCCCGCCCGAGCGGTGCCTGCGGCGCAGGACGCGCAGCCCGCGCGCCGGCCGGAACGGGCGAACCGACCATGACGGCCGGCCGGCCGGCCGCCTGCGTTGACCCGATGCGGCATCATGCCCAGCAGCGGCGGGATGACCGTCGGGCGGGCCAGCGCGCAGCTCGACGCACAGGCAGGAGGATCCATGGCCCTACGAGGCTTTGGGCAGCTGGAACGGGCGATCATGGAGGTGGTCTGGTCGGCCGATCGCCCGGTCACCGGCCGGGAGGTCGTCGACGACCTCGCCCACACCCGATCAGTGGCCTACACCACCGTCCTCACGGTCATGGACCGGCTGGTCCGCAAGGGCGTGCTGGCCAAGCAGCGCGCCGGTCGGGCCCACCGCTACCACGCGCGGGTGTCCCGCGACGCCTACACCGCCACGCTCATGGCCGCCGTGCTTGGCGACGCTGCCGAC
Proteins encoded:
- a CDS encoding BlaI/MecI/CopY family transcriptional regulator, coding for MALRGFGQLERAIMEVVWSADRPVTGREVVDDLAHTRSVAYTTVLTVMDRLVRKGVLAKQRAGRAHRYHARVSRDAYTATLMAAVLGDAADPTAALLHFVDQLPPAEADGLRAALDAGRPPAAPTNPDPDGGARP
- a CDS encoding cytochrome c biogenesis protein CcdA, which produces MSAAVVVLAAFLAGLVSFSSPCCLPLLPGYVAYVSGGVDDPDARRTMAAAGLFTLGFGATFTAGYWTQLFTPLIRLFARAGWPPI
- a CDS encoding TlpA disulfide reductase family protein; translation: MPARPRPLTLLPALAVLLTACATTSAPPRRDAERPPAAPGVAANAVRVQMEGFAGGPGFRLPDDLRGRPLVLNVWASWCGPCRTEMPAFQTVWLHAKDKVGFLGLDETDELGAARRFVAETRVTYPLAADPHGQAAARLGVVGLPVTLFISADGVLRGRRVGAMEAQDLRAAIRTYLKVTVP
- a CDS encoding DUF3105 domain-containing protein, with the protein product MEARCPRPPPRLSVAERVAAKRRQQIRTLTVAMVVVLPVGLVAVLLQRDRTRSPALRALGARTLPDQGRQHLKAGQPFTAYNSTPSTSGPHDPHPAPCGVSSQPIPNPVQVHDLEHGVVMVQYRPDLDAGQVRALETLARARSPPMSSSRPTPDCLSRSR
- a CDS encoding TlpA disulfide reductase family protein; translated protein: MSDEPVLEDPPAAPAPLDDRRRLPRAVPGLVLLALLLMAAAGGVRAVAHRLNKPEGTSGLRVANQEAVDSGVRHQAVAFDGRLLADGRGWSSASARGSILVVNLWASWCGPCRAEQPALSTVARAYRNQHVVFVGVNIRDQKANATAYADEFRIPYPSLFDPGAETATKLRAFGLPTTFIVDRDGVLAYQLTGKTTVPILAARLDTLLANGGRWVG